A part of Arthrobacter dokdonellae genomic DNA contains:
- the aspS gene encoding aspartate--tRNA ligase has product MLRTHDLGSLRAEHIGQTVTLAGWVARRRDHGGVAFLDLRDESGVSQIVVREEDVFHSLRNEYVLQVTGTVSRRPEGNENPALATGEIEVVADDVVVLNEAAPLPFQVDEHVEVGEEARLKHRYLDLRRPAMQRNLRLRSEANRVARELLHEQGYVEIETPTLTRSTPEGARDFVVPARLAPGSWYALPQSPQLFKQLLQVGGFEKYYQIARCYRDEDFRADRQPEFTQLDIEASFVDQDDIIALGEKIISALWKLIDVEIPTPIRRMTYLDAMARYGSDKPDLRFGLELSDLTEFFKDTNFGVFKAPYVGAVVMPGGASQPRRQLDAWQEWAKQRGARGLAYVLFKEDGELAGPVAKNLTDAERAGLAGAVGAKPGDCIFFAAGEVNPSRALLGAARVEIGHRTGLIDPADWAFVWIVDAPMFERAADAVASGDVAVGSGQWTAVHHAFTSPKPEFLDTFDKDPESALSYAYDIVCNGNEIGGGSIRIHQRDVQERVFELMGLDKESAETKFGFLLEGFKFGAPPHGGIAIGWDRAVSLLAGVDSIRDVIAFPKSGGGYDPLTAAPAPITAQQRREAGVDFKPEAKVQPKAEVQAAAE; this is encoded by the coding sequence GTGCTGCGCACACATGACCTGGGCTCCCTGCGGGCTGAGCACATTGGACAGACTGTAACCCTCGCGGGGTGGGTTGCCCGCCGCCGTGACCATGGTGGTGTTGCCTTCCTGGACCTGCGTGACGAGTCGGGCGTGTCGCAGATTGTCGTCCGCGAGGAGGACGTGTTCCACTCGCTGCGCAACGAATATGTGCTGCAGGTCACGGGCACCGTCTCGCGCCGCCCCGAGGGCAACGAAAACCCGGCTCTCGCAACGGGTGAGATCGAAGTGGTGGCCGATGACGTCGTCGTCCTCAACGAGGCCGCACCGCTGCCCTTCCAGGTGGACGAGCACGTGGAGGTCGGCGAGGAGGCGCGCCTGAAGCACCGCTACCTGGACCTGCGCCGCCCGGCCATGCAGCGGAACCTGCGGTTGCGCTCGGAGGCCAACCGGGTGGCCCGCGAACTGCTCCACGAGCAGGGCTACGTGGAGATCGAGACGCCGACGCTGACCCGCTCCACCCCGGAAGGTGCCCGCGACTTCGTGGTGCCCGCCCGCCTGGCGCCGGGTTCCTGGTATGCCCTGCCGCAGTCCCCGCAGCTGTTCAAGCAGCTGCTGCAGGTGGGCGGCTTCGAAAAGTACTACCAGATTGCCCGCTGCTACCGCGACGAGGATTTCCGTGCCGACCGGCAGCCCGAGTTCACGCAGCTGGACATCGAGGCGAGCTTCGTGGACCAGGACGACATCATCGCCCTGGGCGAGAAGATCATTTCGGCCCTGTGGAAGCTGATCGACGTTGAAATCCCCACTCCCATCCGGCGCATGACGTACCTCGATGCCATGGCCCGCTACGGCTCCGACAAGCCGGACCTGCGCTTCGGCCTGGAACTGAGCGACCTCACCGAATTCTTCAAGGACACGAACTTTGGCGTTTTCAAGGCCCCGTACGTGGGTGCCGTCGTCATGCCCGGCGGGGCGTCACAGCCCCGCCGCCAACTCGACGCCTGGCAGGAATGGGCCAAGCAGCGCGGCGCCAGGGGCCTGGCCTACGTCTTGTTCAAGGAGGACGGTGAACTGGCCGGCCCGGTGGCCAAGAACCTGACCGACGCCGAGCGCGCCGGCCTGGCCGGTGCAGTGGGCGCCAAACCCGGCGACTGCATCTTCTTCGCCGCCGGCGAAGTCAACCCCTCGCGTGCCCTGCTGGGCGCCGCCCGCGTCGAGATCGGCCACCGGACCGGACTCATCGACCCGGCCGACTGGGCGTTCGTGTGGATCGTGGACGCGCCAATGTTTGAACGGGCCGCCGACGCCGTCGCCTCCGGTGACGTGGCCGTGGGCAGCGGCCAGTGGACCGCCGTCCACCATGCGTTCACCTCCCCGAAGCCCGAATTCTTGGACACCTTCGACAAGGACCCGGAAAGCGCCCTGTCCTACGCCTACGACATCGTGTGCAACGGCAACGAAATCGGCGGCGGCTCCATCCGCATCCACCAGCGCGACGTGCAGGAGCGCGTGTTTGAACTGATGGGCCTGGACAAGGAATCGGCCGAGACCAAGTTCGGCTTCCTGCTGGAAGGCTTCAAGTTCGGCGCGCCGCCGCACGGCGGCATCGCCATCGGCTGGGACCGCGCCGTGTCCCTGCTGGCGGGCGTCGACTCGATCCGCGACGTCATCGCCTTCCCGAAGTCCGGCGGCGGCTACGACCCCCTGACCGCGGCACCGGCCCCGATCACGGCGCAGCAGCGCAGGGAGGCCGGCGTGGACTTCAAGCCGGAGGCAAAGGTACAGCCCAAGGCTGAGGTGCAGGCCGCAGCCGAGTAG